One Setaria viridis chromosome 5, Setaria_viridis_v4.0, whole genome shotgun sequence genomic region harbors:
- the LOC117858528 gene encoding uncharacterized protein → MTKDEEFKLVKIQNHVLRVNIHCDGCKHKVKKLLQKIEGVYSVAIDVDNHKVSVTGDVDAETLIRKLTRGGKHAELWTQQKGGGGNQGHKGNNQQKQQQHQQNHQQHQQQQKQGANPGKDCHNNKNNNGGQKDQGKQGGVGSLMQGLKAFKSQHNNKHQLPELDSEDDDMYDDEDDEFDDDYEEELRYLGDKMSQLGFHSNNHHQNQNKNGNNAAANNNHNTGKKGGNVTGGAGANHHQNQKNANVINMAAANAKMGAGVQNQKNANVINMAAAANAKMANGAQRNTGAMSGMLGLSHGLGAGNAAPGFQGYTGFNHPSYAAAGYGGLQQQHHLQQQQSNNLMASMQGYHHHPAATAAMMNNLRGLNSNMMMMHQPQQQPQMMYHSSPQISPYTGYYNPYNYYYHPHPGSAGYPASNGDVETMFSDENTKGCVVM, encoded by the exons ATGACCAAAGATGAGGAGTTCAAGCTGGTCAAGATCCAG AACCATGTGCTGAGGGTGAACATACACTGCGACGGGTGCAAGCACAAGGTTAAGAAGCTGCTCCAGAAGATTGAAG GCGTGTACTCGGTGGCCATCGATGTGGACAACCACAAGGTCTCGGTGACGGGGGACGTGGACGCGGAGACCTTGATCCGGAAGCTCACCAGGGGCGGCAAGCACGCGGAGCTGTGGACGCagcagaagggcggcggcggcaaccagGGCCACAAGGGCAACAaccagcagaagcagcagcagcaccagcagaACCACCAGCAGCACCAACAGCAGCAGAAGCAAGGTGCCAATCCAGGGAAGGACTGCCACAACAACAAGAACAACAATGGCGGCCAGAAGGACCAGGGCAAGCAAGGAGGGGTTGGAAGCCTCATGCAGGGCCTCAAGGCGTTCAAGAGCCAGCACAACAACAAGCACCAGCTCCCTGAGCTTGACTCCGAGGATGATGACATGTATGATGACGAGGATGATGAGTTTGACGATGACTATGAGGAGGAGCTCCGCTACCTTGGGGACAAGATGAGCCAGCTGGGGTTCCACAGCAATAACCACCACCAGAACCAGAATAAGAACGGCAACAATGCTGCTGCCAACAATAACCACAACACTGGCAAGAAAGGAGGTAATGTCACCGGAGGTGCCGGAGCTAATCACCACCAGAACCAGAAGAATGCGAATGTGATTAACATGGCAGCAGCAAATGCCAAGATGGGTGCCGGCGTTCAGAACCAGAAGAATGCGAATGTGATcaacatggcggcggcggcaaacgCCAAGATGGCCAATGGTGCCCAGAGGAACACTGGTGCCATGTCTGGCATGTTGGGCCTGAGCCATGGCCTGGGAGCAGGCAATGCTGCTCCTGGCTTCCAAGGCTACACAGGCTTCAACCACCCGTCCTATGCTGCTGCCGGCTATGGAGGTCTTCAGCAACAGCaccacctccagcagcagcagagcaacAATCTCATGGCGAGCATGCAGGGGTACCATCATCACCCTGCGGCCACAGCAGCGATGATGAACAATTTGAGGGGTCTGAACAgcaacatgatgatgatgcatcagccccagcagcagccgcagatGATGTACCACTCCTCTCCCCAGATCAGCCCCTACACTGGCTACTACAACCCTTACAACTACTACTACCATCCCCATCCTGGCAGCGCGGGTTACCCGGCCAGCAATGGGGATGTGGAGACCATGTTCAGTGATGAGAACACCAAGGGATGTGTTGTCATGTAG
- the LOC117854835 gene encoding uncharacterized protein — MACRLVARHFLSHLRLQAPRPLPVPPLALGMITHCVGPSSSPVVAPQGTRYFADDRSHYDLFGKRRPGDEEFRKAWQEDVDEEDCLWTGSEDEEEEEESDTKLEREIKKVKRQAKENANLIDADDSDELRSICPESDEDDMTLWSGSEDDDDDDIPSEAHPSERSDSYIDKVFEFDESPKYRTISELLKAENEPPELSPGKQARKLAVENALKKLKKGPDGRYINVFDVVTDIDILIGAFENIVSGPEYAELREGGPKKLNIQFFKDIQARMRDPNFKFSPELKLKPKSKLVSRKKWQKAKARKRKNDRR; from the exons ATGGCTTGCCGCCTCGTCGCGCGCCACTTCCTCTCGCACCTGCGCCTGCAGGCGCCGCGGCCCCTGCCTGTTCCACCGCTGGCTCTGGGCATGATTACGCACTGTGTCGGCCCGTCGTCTTCTCCGGTTGTGGCGCCTCAAG GAACCCGATACTTTGCTGACGATCGCTCACACTATGACCTGTTTGGTAAAAGAAGGCCAGGGGATGAAGAGTTCAGAAAAGCTTGGCAAGAGGATGTTGATGAAGAGGACTGCCTGTGGACAGGTAgtgaagatgaggaggaggaggaagagagtgATACAAAATTAGAGAGGGAAATTAAGAAAGTGAAGAGGCAAGCCAAGGAAAATGCAAATCTTATTGATGCTGATGACAGCGACGAGTTAAGAAGTATATGCCCTGAGAGTGATGAAGATGATATGACTCTCTGGAGTGGCAGtgaagatgacgacgacgatgatatTCCCTCTGAGGCACATCCCAGTGAACGCAGTGATTCATATATTGATAAGGTGTTTGAATTTGACGAGTCACCAAAGTACCGCACAATCTCAGAGCTGTTGAAAGCGGAGAATGAACCACCAGAGCTATCTCCAGGAAAGCAAGCAAGAAAACTTGCCGTAGAAAATGCTCTCAAGAAGTTGAAGAAAGGCCCTGATGGACGCTACATTAACGTATTTGATGTTGTCACTGATATAGATATCCTGATTGGTGCATTTGAGAACATTGTTTCAGGACCAGAATATGCAGAGCTGCGGGAGGGTGGACCAAAAAAGCTCAATATACAGTTCTTTAAGGATATACAAGCACGCATGAGGGACCCGAATTTCAAGTTTTCTCCAGAGTTGAAGTTAAAGCCAAAGAGTAAGTTAGTGTCTAGGAAAAAGTGGCAGAAAGCAAAAGCAAGGAAGAGGAAAAATGACAGACGTTGA
- the LOC117858465 gene encoding actin-interacting protein 1-2: MAQLVETYACSPATERGRGILLAGDPKTDSIAYCTGRSVIIRRLDAPLDCWAYQDHAYPTTVARFSPNGEWVASADASGCVRVWGRYGDRALKAEFRPLSGRVDDLRWSPDGLRIVVSGDGKGKSFVRAFVWDSGSTVGEFDGHSKRVLSCDFKPTRPFRIVTCGEDFLANFYEGPPFKFKHSIRDHSNFVNCIRYSPDGSKFITVSSDKKGLIYDGKTGEKIGELSTEGSHTGSIYAVSWSPDSKQVLTVSADKTAKVWDIMEDASGKLNRTLTCPGTGGVDDMLVGCLWQNDHLVTVSLGGTFNVFSASNPDKEPVTFAGHLKTISSLVLFPQSSPRTILSASYDGVIMRWIQGVGYGGRLMRKDNTQIKCFAAVEEELVTSGYDNKVFRIPLNGDQCGDAESVDVGGQPNALNLAIQKPEFALITTDSGIVLLHNSKVISTTKVSYTITSSSVSPDGTEAVVGAQDGKLRIYSINGDTVTEEAVLEKHRGAITSIHYSPDVSMFASADANREAVVWDRASREVKLKNMLYHTARINTVAWSPDSRLVATGSLDTCAIVYEIDKPAASRITIKGAHLGGVHGLSFIDNDTLVTAGEDACIRVWKVVQQ; the protein is encoded by the exons ATGGCGCAGCTGGTGGAGACGTACGcgtgctcgccggcgacggagcGCGGCCGTGGGATCCTCCTGGCAGGGGACCCCAAGACGGACTCGATCGCCTACTGCACCGGCCGCAGCGTCATCATCCGCCGCCTCGACGCGCCCCTCGACTGCTGGGCCTACCAGGACCACGCCTACCCCACCACCGTCGCCCGCTTCTCCCCCAACGGCGAGTGGGTCGCCTCCGCCGACGCCTCCGGCTGCGTCCGCGTCTGGGGCCGCTACGGCGACCGCGCGCTCAAGGCCGAGTTCCGCCCCCTCTCCGGGCGCGTCGACGACCTCCGCTGGTCCCCCGATGGCCTCCGCATCGTCGTCTCCGGGGACGGCAAGGGCAAGTCCTTCGTCCGCGCATTCGT GTGGGACTCTGGCAGCACAGTTGGTGAGTTTGACGGGCACTCAAAGAGGGTTCTGAGCTGTGACTTCAAACCAACACGCCCATTTCGCATTGTTACATGTGGTGAAGATTTTCTGGCTAACTTTTATGAAGGACCGCCATTCAAATTCAAGCATTCCATAAG GGATCACTCGAACTTTGTTAACTGTATCCGGTATTCTCCTGATGGAAGTAAGTTTATCACTGTAAGTTCTGATAAGAAGGGTTTGATATATGATGGCAAGACTGGAGAAAAGATTGGAGAGCTTTCCACTGAAGGCAGTCACACAGGGAGCATATACGCTGTTAGCTGGAGTCCTGACAGCAAACAA GTTCTAACTGTTTCTGCTGATAAAACTGCGAAAGTATGGGATATCATGGAAGATGCAAGTGGGAAATTGAATAGAACTTTGACTTGTCCTGGTACAGGAGGTGTGGACGACATGCTTGTAGGTTGCCTCTGGCAGAATGACCATCTTGTGACAGTCTCTCTTGGTGGGACATTTAATGTGTTCTCTGCAAGCAATCCGGACAAAGAACCAGTTACGTTTGCAGGACATTTGAAGACTATTAGTTCTTTGGTTTTGTTTCCTCAAAGTAGCCCAAGAACTATACTGTCTGCAAGCTACGATGGTGTCATCATGAGGTGGATACAGGGTGTTGGATATGGTGGCAGATTGATGCGCAAGGACAATACCCAGATCAAATGCTTTGCTGCAGTAGAAGAAGAGCTTGTTACCTCAGGGTATGATAATAAG GTGTTTAGAATTCCTCTTAACGGAGACCAATGTGGAGATGCCGAGTCAGTTGATGTAGGAGGTCAGCCAAATGCTTTGAACCTTGCAATTCAGAAACCTGAATTTGCACTGATTACCACTGATTCTGGGATCGTACTGCTGCACAACTCCAAAGTTATTTCTACAACCAAAGTCAGTTATACTATCACTTCATCTTCTGTTTCTCCTGACGGCACTGAAGCTGTTGTGGGCGCACAAGATGGGAAACTGCGCATATATTCCATCAATGGGGATACAGTTACAGAAGAAGCTGTGCTTGAAAAGCACCGGGGTGCTATTACTTCCATACATTATTCACCGGATGTTTCTATGTTTGCTTCTGCTGATGCCAACAGGGAAGCTGTTGTGTGGGATCGGGCAAGTAGAGAG GTCAAGCTGAAGAACATGCTGTACCACACAGCTCGGATAAACACGGTGGCCTGGTCACCTGACAGTCGTTTGGTTGCCACTGGCTCATTGGACACCTGCGCAATTGTCTACGAGATAGACAAGCCAGCAGCCAGTCGCATCACCATCAAGGGAGCACATCTTGGTGGAGTCCATGGTTTATCCTTTATCGACAATGATACTCTGGTGACTGCCGGTGAGGATGCTTGCATTCGTGTCTGGAAGGTGGTTCAGCAATAG
- the LOC117858464 gene encoding probable ubiquitin-conjugating enzyme E2 23 — MENLPNGSANIAEHNQENEKSIDASEPEEVPDVFVYREDIVSLKSKEDARGLVLEVAGEYDSEGSITDDDESEPEVRERKASCGAENGGADGDDASNGAEVGSQSSLPDNKVRVLWIDGSEKTEDIDDVVVVDRSFLHGDLVASASDPTGQMGLVVDVDLVVDLQGPNGDMIKGVSSKDLRRIREFHVGDYVVSGQWLGRVDEVLDNVNVLFDDGSVCKVNRADPMRLKPVSSPMHPDTSCPFYPGQRVKAVSSSVFKTSRWLNGLWKASRLEGTVTKVESVTVVVYWIASAHFADQESVPPEEQNPKDLTLLSCFSYAGWQLTDWCLPYRYTSCSGDAVTENSETKGPNSDEHTGNKCTCSEIATLLSDIPESQADCQTEQDQRTDTDANCRPTDVDSSADGMSVSDGDNSCVAKESESGTSLSAIPKESSQDYRKKFRKVFLKKDKRTKRRDESFERALLIANTYTKVDVIWQDGTKECGVTSTSLIPIHSPNDHEFFPEQYVVDKVTNDVDDSSEPKRMGLVRSVNAKDRTASVSWFKPSPRPEDPKEIECNEIVSAYELDGHPDYDYCYGDVVVRLPSVSPLIESTNSEDKMELDKKVDSSEGLAASNVAPHDASADEQVSQQEPCSKFTSLSWAGNIVGFQDGEIEVIWGDGSTSKVGPHEIYVVGREDDGASLDDGTASDGASWETVDDNEMDLLDNSAKDDSQNVPENSIERENGSFSSQDGSSVATGPLSVAFGFMTRLASDLFARGRRHLDGSNSDEVESHHSNEVSETGDDINEENHVEMAEHTTDTANDSSAEKSIDVIMADNPEDSECFKHFDVLQCPPDHHYLENTAQGTGGRKWVKKVQQEWGILEKNLPDYIYVRVFEDRMDLMRAVIIGASGTPYQDGLFFFDFHLPPEYPQVPPSAYYHSGGLRVNPNLYVDGKVCLSLLNTWTGRGNEVWDPSSSSILQVLVSLQGLVLNEKPYFNEAGYEKQVGTVEGEKNAVPYNENTYLLSLKSMLYILRRPPMHFEDFVKSHFQKRGHYILKACEAYLQGNVVGTLTDDACTTDRSKEHSSSVGFKLALAKILPRLITALKETGADCDQYEHLGKTETVRES; from the exons ATGGAAAACCTACCAAATGGCTCAGCAAATATTGCTGAGCATAACCAGGAAAACGAGAAGTCCATAGATGCTAGTGAGCCTGAAGAAGTACCAGATGTTTTTGTTTACAGAGAAGACATTGTCAGCTTGAAGTCCAAGGAAGATGCCCGTGGATTAGTGCTGGAGGTTGCTGGGGAATATGATTCTGAAGGTAGCATCACTGACGATGATGAGTCTGAACCTGAGGTGCGTGAACGTAAGGCTTCTTGTGGGGCTGAAAATGGTGgtgctgatggtgatgatgcCAGTAATGGAGCTGAAGTTGGCAGCCAGAGTTCTTTGCCGGATAACAAAGTTCGTGTGTTATGGATAGACGGTAGTGAAAAGACAGAAGATATTGACGATGTAGTTGTAGTTGACAGAAGTTTCCTTCATGGAGATTTAGTTGCTTCTGCTTCGGATCCAACTGGTCAGATGGGGCTTGTTGTGGATGTCGATCTTGTGGTTGACTTGCAAGGTCCCAATGGAGATATGATAAAGGGTGTATCCTCTAAGGATTTGAGACGAATCAGGGAATTCCATGTGGGTGATTATGTCGTCTCAGGTCAATGGCTTGGTCGAGTTGATGAAGTGCTAGATAATGTTAATGTGTTGTTTGATGATGGCTCTGTCTGTAAAGTCAACAGGGCAGATCCTATGCGCCTAAAGCCAGTTTCAAGCCCAATGCACCCGGATACATCTTGTCCCTTTTATCCAGGACAGCGTGTGAAGGCAGTGTCATCATCTGTTTTCAAAACATCAAGGTGGCTTAATGGATTGTGGAAAGCAAGTCGTCTTGAAGGTACTGTGACAAAAGTGGAGAGTGTTACTGTTGTAGTCTACTGGATTGCATCTGCACACTTTGCAGATCAGGAATCTGTTCCTCCAGAGGAGCAGAACCCAAAGGACctgactcttttatcttgtttcTCATACGCCGGCTGGCAATTAACTGATTGGTGCCTTCCTTACCGATACACATCGTGTTCTGGTGATGCTGTAACTGAAAACTCAGAGACAAAAGGGCCAAACTCTGATGAGCATACAGGAAACAAGTGTACATGCTCAGAAATTGCAACTCTACTGTCTGATATTCCTGAATCTCAAGCTGATTGTCAGACTGAACAAGATCAAAGGACTGATACAGATGCAAATTGTAGGCCCACAGATGTTGATTCTTCTGCTGATGGAATGAGTGTGTCAGATGGAGATAATTCTTGTGTAGCCAAAGAATCCGAATCAGGAACTAGTTTATCAGCCatcccaaaggagagctcacaGGACTATAGAAAAAAGTTTAGGAAAGTGTTTCTAAAGAAAgacaaaagaacaaaaagaagaGATGAGAGCTTTGAGCGAGCTCTACTCATAGCAAATACATATACCAAAGTCGATGTAATCTGGCAGGATGGGACAAAGGAATGTGGAGTAACGTCAACATCATTGATTCCTATCCACAGTCCAAATGACCATGAATTCTTCCCAGAGCAATATGTTGTCGACAAAGTCACAAATGATGTTGATGATTCTTCTGAACCAAAGCGTATGGGTCTTGTTAGAAGTGTTAATGCCAAGGATCGAACTGCATCTGTATCATGGTTTAAGCCTTCGCCACGCCCAGAGGATCCGAAGGAGATTGAGTGTAATGAAATTGTGAGTGCATATGAACTGGATGGCCATCCAGATTATGATTATTGCTATGGAGATGTTGTTGTCCGGTTGCCATCTGTTTCACCTCTGATTGAATCAACCAATAGTGAGGACAAAATGGAACTGGATAAGAAGGTAGATTCATCAGAAGGATTGGCTGCTTCAAATGTGGCACCCCATGATGCTAGTGCAGATGAACAAGTTTCACAGCAGGAACCTTGTTCGAAATTTACAAGCCTTTCATGGGCTGGAAATATAGTTGGATTTCAAGATGGTGAGATTGAAGTCATTTGGGGTGATGGATCGACTTCAAAG GTTGGACCTCATGAAATATATGTTGTTGGTCGTGAAGATGATGGTGCCTCGCTAGATGATGGAACTGCCTCTGACGGTGCTAGCTGGGAGACTGTTGATGACAATGAAATGGATTTACTTGATAATTCTGCAAAG GATGATTCACAAAATGTACCTGAGAATAGCATTGAAAGGGAAAACGGTTCATTCAGTTCCCAGGATGGTAGTTCTGTTGCAACTGGTCCCCTTTCTGTTGCTTTTGGCTTTATGACCCGACTGGCGAGTGATCTCTTTGCTCGAGGTAGAAGGCATTTAGATGGGTCAAACTCAGATGAAGTTGAGTCTCATCATTCTAATGAGGTTTCAGAAACTGGTGATGACATTAATGAGGAGAATCATGTCGAAATGGCCGAGCATACCACAGATACAGCAAATGATTCTTCTGCTGAGAAGTCTATAGATGTGATTATGGCTGACAATCCTGAAGATTCGGAATGCTTCAAGCACTTCGATGTTCTGCAATGTCCTCCAGACCACCATTACCTTGAAAACACAGCACAG GGTACGGGTGGAAGAAAGTGGGTAAAGAAAGTACAGCAGGAATGGGGCATACTTGAGAAGAACCTACCAG ACTACATTTACGTCAGGGTATTTGAGGATCGCATGGATCTCATGAGAGCTGTGATTATTGGAGCGAGTGGAACACCCTACCAAGATGGCCTGTTCTTCTTTGATTTCCACCTTCCACCTGAGTACCCGCAAGTTCCTCCG TCAGCATACTATCATTCTGGTGGTTTGCGTGTAAACCCAAACCTGTATGTGGACGGGAAGGTTTGCTTAAGTCTCTTAAATACTTGGACTGGCAGAGGGAATGAAGTATGggatccatcatcatcaagtaTTCTCCAAGTACTAGTTTCACTTCAGGGATTGGTTCTCAATGAAAAGCCCTATTTTAATGAGGCTGGGTATGAGAAGCAAGTTGGTACTGTTGAAGGGGAGAAGAATGCAGTGCCCTATAATGAGAACACGTACCTGCTGAGCTTGAAATCCATGCTATATATCTTGAGACGGCCTCCTATG CACTTTGAGGATTTTGTGAAGAGCCACTTCCAGAAGCGCGGTCACTACATCCTTAAAGCTTGTGAGGCCTATTTGCAAGGGAATGTGGTTGGCACGCTCACTGATGACGCTTGCACCACTGACAGAAGCAAGGAGCACTCTAGCTCCGTTGGCTTCAAGCTCGCATTAGCAAAGATTTTACCAAGGTTGATCACAGCCCTGAAGGAAACTGGAGCTGACTGCGACCAATACGAGCACCTCGGAAAAACAGAAACTGTTCGAGAAAGCTGA